From Chryseobacterium salivictor, a single genomic window includes:
- a CDS encoding GNAT family N-acetyltransferase: METIIRKIQKSDNGALAIIIRSCFHDFEVPTPGTVYEDAATDHLYELFSKENSALFVAELDGKLCGCCGIFPTEGLSEKCGELVKFYIHQDCRGKGLGKKLMEKSIEFAKKSGYQSIYIESLPEFSTAVSIYEKQGFTYLEKPLGNSGHSGCNLWMIKHF; the protein is encoded by the coding sequence ATGGAAACAATTATTAGAAAAATTCAGAAATCAGATAATGGCGCTTTGGCAATAATAATACGAAGTTGCTTTCATGATTTTGAAGTTCCTACACCGGGAACTGTTTATGAAGATGCAGCGACAGATCATTTATACGAGTTGTTCAGCAAAGAAAACTCAGCATTGTTTGTCGCAGAATTAGACGGCAAATTATGCGGTTGTTGCGGGATTTTCCCTACCGAAGGTTTATCGGAAAAATGTGGTGAACTCGTTAAGTTTTATATCCATCAAGATTGTCGTGGAAAAGGATTGGGCAAAAAATTAATGGAAAAAAGTATTGAGTTTGCAAAAAAATCGGGTTATCAATCCATTTATATTGAAAGTTTACCCGAATTTTCTACCGCAGTTTCCATCTACGAAAAGCAGGGTTTCACTTACTTAGAAAAACCATTGGGCAATTCGGGACATAGCGGCTGCAACCTTTGGATGATCAAGCATTTTTAG
- a CDS encoding HRDC domain-containing protein, whose protein sequence is MKIQIFKIRLSDEFIYNDQKRLDRFLQQNTILKYETAFVKDEESYWSVVLYFEELELQINEPKSEKYSVEKEVELSIYEIKILDSLKLWRSEKAKDQKLPVYFIATNKELFSIAKYKPAKKEELLEIKGFGKHKIENYGQEIIEILETV, encoded by the coding sequence ATGAAAATTCAAATATTTAAAATCAGATTATCAGATGAATTCATTTACAATGATCAAAAAAGGCTCGACCGTTTTCTCCAGCAAAACACCATTCTGAAGTACGAAACCGCTTTTGTAAAAGACGAAGAAAGTTATTGGTCTGTTGTTCTTTATTTCGAAGAATTGGAATTGCAGATCAATGAACCGAAATCTGAAAAATACAGTGTAGAAAAGGAAGTAGAGCTCTCCATATATGAAATAAAAATTCTCGACTCGCTCAAATTATGGCGGTCGGAAAAAGCAAAAGATCAAAAACTGCCGGTTTATTTTATCGCAACCAATAAAGAACTCTTCTCAATTGCGAAATACAAGCCTGCCAAAAAAGAAGAGTTGCTCGAAATCAAAGGTTTCGGTAAACATAAAATCGAAAACTACGGCCAGGAAATTATTGAGATTTTAGAAACCGTTTAA
- a CDS encoding pyruvate decarboxylase, which yields MKNLYLIKTHFTVFLLLTSCCVVSAQIGLLSRDTKIHQILYFNPEVFPDIEEIKEPTYSAFFSALSDQLSSSKNNKLLRVDYNIPYDDAETKLISEFCENNNAQYAVVPKVKYFKVGFGKYVFSNQVIVSMKIYSSTGELLAETSYDTYRKNGRLLGSAENSIKIGTTGALKNINKILRKKYRSTANASTEFDIFPENQFSYN from the coding sequence ATGAAAAATCTTTACTTAATTAAAACACATTTTACAGTCTTCTTACTGTTAACTTCTTGCTGTGTAGTTTCTGCCCAGATTGGTTTGTTGAGTAGAGATACCAAAATTCATCAGATACTTTATTTCAATCCTGAAGTTTTCCCTGATATTGAAGAAATAAAAGAACCTACTTATTCCGCTTTTTTCTCAGCACTGTCTGATCAGTTAAGTTCTTCTAAAAACAACAAATTGCTTCGGGTAGATTATAATATTCCTTATGACGATGCAGAAACAAAGCTCATTAGTGAATTTTGTGAAAATAATAATGCCCAATATGCGGTAGTTCCGAAAGTAAAATATTTTAAAGTAGGATTTGGGAAGTATGTTTTTTCTAATCAGGTGATTGTAAGCATGAAAATTTACAGTTCGACTGGTGAATTACTCGCAGAGACTTCTTATGATACCTACAGAAAGAACGGTCGACTTCTGGGTTCTGCAGAAAATTCCATCAAAATAGGAACCACCGGTGCCCTAAAAAATATCAATAAAATTCTTCGTAAAAAGTACCGTTCGACAGCAAACGCTTCAACCGAATTCGACATTTTCCCGGAGAATCAGTTTTCTTATAATTAA
- the rpsO gene encoding 30S ribosomal protein S15: MYLTTDKKKEIFGKHGKSDTDTGSAEGQVALFTYRINHLSGHLKRNHKDYATERSLVLLVGKRKALLDYLKKKDINRYRAIIAELGLRK, encoded by the coding sequence ATGTACTTAACAACTGACAAGAAGAAAGAAATCTTCGGAAAACATGGAAAGTCTGACACAGACACTGGAAGCGCAGAGGGACAGGTTGCCCTTTTTACTTACAGAATTAACCACCTTTCAGGTCACCTGAAAAGAAACCACAAAGACTACGCAACAGAGCGTTCTTTAGTACTTTTAGTAGGAAAAAGAAAAGCACTTTTAGATTATCTTAAGAAAAAAGATATTAATCGTTACAGAGCTATTATTGCAGAACTTGGTTTAAGAAAATAA
- a CDS encoding single-stranded DNA-binding protein, with the protein MSLRNKITLVGRTGKDVEIVQFENGKLARVSLATTDHYTNAMGEKVEETQWHNLVCSGKTADIMEKYVEKGKEIAVEGKIVYRNYDDKDGQKRYITEVRVLELLLLSSR; encoded by the coding sequence ATGTCACTAAGAAACAAAATTACCCTAGTGGGTAGAACAGGAAAAGACGTAGAAATTGTACAATTTGAAAACGGAAAGTTGGCCAGAGTAAGTTTGGCAACTACCGATCATTACACCAATGCCATGGGTGAAAAAGTAGAAGAAACACAATGGCACAACTTGGTCTGCAGCGGAAAAACAGCAGATATTATGGAAAAATACGTCGAAAAAGGAAAGGAAATCGCCGTGGAAGGAAAAATCGTATACCGAAACTATGATGATAAAGATGGTCAGAAACGCTACATTACGGAAGTTCGGGTTTTAGAACTTTTGCTTTTGAGCAGTAGATAG